TATGTGGCGAATTAGCGATGTAGCTCAATACTATCGCTCGATGGCTGGTACTGAGTCTAATGCAGATTTACGTTTATCTCAAATTATTAAAGATGGATTACGTAGTGAGTTTGGGAGACGTTCTATTCAAGAAGTAGTTTCAGGTGAACGAACACTTATTATGAAAACTATGGCTCGCCGAGCAAACGAGCAGGCTAAAGAATTTGGTATTACTATTGTAGATGTACGTCTTAAACGAATTGATTTACCAAAAGATGTAAGTAGTTCCGTATATGCTCGTATGGAAGCCGAGCGCGAGAGAGTAGCGGCTGAACTAAGATCTCAAGGGGTAGAAACCTCTGAGCGAATTCGATCAGAAGCCGATCGTCAGCGCACTATCATTTTAGCTGATGCTCAAAAAGAAGCAGATACTATTCGTGGTGCAGGTGATGCAGCAACTACTAAAATTTATGGAGATACCTTTAATAAGGATCCAAATTTCTACGCCCTGTATCGTAGTTTAAGCGCATATCGTAATATTTTCCCACAGGAAGGTGATAATATCCTTCTTTTAGAGCCTAAAGGAGAATTTTTCAGTTTTTTTAATTCTAAATCAGCTACTTCTTCTCTAACAACTCATTCCATACAATCTCAAACTAATTCTGATCCTACTCAGTAATATTCAAAAGGGGGGTTATCCCCCCTTTTTTTAGATCTTAGAATAAAAAATAAGCTAAAGTTTAATCTATAAGATGCCGATTACTGAACGCTGGCTTTTGCCAGAAGGTGTGGATGAAATTTTACCAGAAGAAGCGGAAGATATAGAATCTGCTCGCCGAAACCTGATAGATTTATTTTATTCTTGGGGTTATGAGTTAGTTATCCCTCCGCTTATTGAATACCTAGAATCTCTTTTCACAGGTACAGGTACTGATTTAGAGTTGCAAACTTTTAAGCTTACAGATCAGCTCACTGGACGTTTAATGGGGATTCGTGCCGACATAACACCGCAGGTAGCTAGAATTTCTGCTCACCGCCTTAAAAGAAAAGGAGTAACCCGTTTGTGTTATATAGGTAGTGTATTGCATACTCTACCAAAGAATTTAGGCGGTACTCGTAACCCTATTCAAGTAGGTGCAGAACTCTATGGGCATGAAGGTATAGAAAGCGATATAGAGATTATACGACTTGCAGTAGAATCTCTATTTCAATCTGGGGTAGGAAAAATCTATTTAGACTTAGGTCATGTAGGAATATTCCAAAATATTATTTCTCAAGCACGGCTTTCAAAAGCACAAGAATATATATTGCTTGATATGGTACAACGCAAAGCACAAGATGAAATTGAAAATGTATTGATAGAATACCAAGTTGACCCTAAATATTCTGAAATGCTTATGGCATTAATACATCTCCATGGAGGAGAAGAGATTATGAAGGAAGCAGAACAATATCTAATAGATAATGAAGCAATAGATGCATTAACTACCTTAAAGAAAACTGCAAGTGCTATCCAAAGGTATTTCCCTTCATTGCCTATTCATTTTGATTTAGCTGAGCTACGGGGTTATCATTATCATACAGGACTTGTTTTTTCTGTTTATACCCCTAAGTATGGTCAAGCAATTGTTCAAGGTGGACGTTATGACGGAATTGGGCAAGATTTCGGATATGCACAACCAGCAACTGGGTTTAGCATAGATTTAAAAAAAATTATTACCCCTCGTTCGAAATCTTATCATAGGATTTATGCATGCTGGATTGAGGATGCTAAGTTTGAGAAAGAAGTGCTGCGTTTACGTCAGCAAGGAGAAAAGGTAGTCTATGGATTTTCAGATACTAAAGAGGACTATGAAACACTAGGATGTAATCGTCGATTAGTATTAGAAGATGGACAATGGAAAGTGATAAGGATTAAGTAAGTGGCTAAAAATATAGTAATTATAGGTAGTCAATGGGGTGATGAAGGAAAGGGAAAAATTGTTGATCTGCTTACTCATCATGTTGATGCTGTTGTTCGTTTCCAAGGAGGGCACAATGCAGGCCACACCTTAGTTACTAAAGCTAATCAAAAAATAGTTCTTCATTTAATTCCTTCAGGTATATTACATGAGCATGTATTGTGCATGATAGGAAATGGGGTTGTATTGTCCCCTGTTGCCTTTATGAAAGAAGCAGAAATGCTTAAGCAGCAAGGCATTATGTTATACAATCGACTTAAAATCAGCCCAATGAGCCCGCTTATTCTGCCGCACCATATTGCATTAGATCATGCAAGAGAGAAAACCCAAGGTAGACAAATTGGTACTACAGGATGTGGGATAGGACCAGCTTATGAAGATAAAATTGCAAGGCGAGCTTTACGAGTCAGTGATTTATTAAATGAAGAGAATTTCACGACAAATTTGGCTGAAATTATAGATTACCATAATTTTATTCTAGAGAAGTATTACCAAACTCAACCTGTTGACTATAAACAAACTCTAGATCAAGCTTTTTCTTTTAAAGAAAAATTCAAATCTCTAATAGCTGATATTCCTGCTTTACTTACACAATTACGATTAAAAGGGAAAAATGTTTTATTTGAAGGGGCTCAAGGCACTTTTCTCGATATAGATCATGGTACCTACCCTTTTGTAACTTCTTCTAATACTACCGCAGGAGCAGCTGCAACTGGAAGCGGTATTGGTCCTAGAAATTTAGATCACATTATTGGGATTACTAAAGCCTATACGACACGAGTAGGTAATGGGCCTTTCCCCACCGAGCTTAACGATGATATTGGTGAGCATTTAGCTAAAGTAGGATATGAATTTGGATCAACCACTAATCGTCCTCGCCGTTGTGGTTGGTTAGATTTAGTTGCACTAAAACGCTCAATTATTATTAACAGCATTTCTAGCCTCTGTGTAACTAAATTAGATGTACTAGACGGTATAGAAAAATTATATATTTGTACTGCTTATCGCTATAATAATCAATATTATGAAGTTCCTCCAGATACTGAAATTCTAGCTCACTGCGATCCAGTTTATATAGAATTACCAGGTTGGAGTGAATCTACAGTCGGTTTAACTGACTATACACAGCTTCCTAAAAATGCACATAATTATCTTAATAAAATAGAAGAGCTAACAGAAACTCCTATAGGAATTATTTCTACTGGTCCAGAGCGAGAGCAAACAATCATTCTAAATAACCCCTTTGAGTAAACTAATAGTTTAATGGTAGCCTGCACTGGTTCTCTCGCAATGATATATTGTAAACCCCGTCAGGCCTGGAAAGGAGCAGCGGCAGCAGTATTTTCATGTGCCGAGATACGGCTAGTTGTAGGCTACCACCTTATTTTTATAAACTAATGAGTTATTGTGCACTAGCACGAAAATGGAGACCTCGTAACTTTTCTCAAGTAGTGGGACAAGATTATATACTTCAACCACTTATAAATAGTTTAG
This genomic window from Candidatus Nitrosacidococcus tergens contains:
- the hflC gene encoding protease modulator HflC gives rise to the protein MGKNFSVLFGSIALLIIIGSQSVFTVDERERAILLRLGRIERVDFEPGIHFKIPFFNSVKKFDGRTLSLDVESERYLTIEKKNVIVDSFIMWRISDVAQYYRSMAGTESNADLRLSQIIKDGLRSEFGRRSIQEVVSGERTLIMKTMARRANEQAKEFGITIVDVRLKRIDLPKDVSSSVYARMEAERERVAAELRSQGVETSERIRSEADRQRTIILADAQKEADTIRGAGDAATTKIYGDTFNKDPNFYALYRSLSAYRNIFPQEGDNILLLEPKGEFFSFFNSKSATSSLTTHSIQSQTNSDPTQ
- a CDS encoding ATP phosphoribosyltransferase regulatory subunit — its product is MPITERWLLPEGVDEILPEEAEDIESARRNLIDLFYSWGYELVIPPLIEYLESLFTGTGTDLELQTFKLTDQLTGRLMGIRADITPQVARISAHRLKRKGVTRLCYIGSVLHTLPKNLGGTRNPIQVGAELYGHEGIESDIEIIRLAVESLFQSGVGKIYLDLGHVGIFQNIISQARLSKAQEYILLDMVQRKAQDEIENVLIEYQVDPKYSEMLMALIHLHGGEEIMKEAEQYLIDNEAIDALTTLKKTASAIQRYFPSLPIHFDLAELRGYHYHTGLVFSVYTPKYGQAIVQGGRYDGIGQDFGYAQPATGFSIDLKKIITPRSKSYHRIYACWIEDAKFEKEVLRLRQQGEKVVYGFSDTKEDYETLGCNRRLVLEDGQWKVIRIK
- a CDS encoding adenylosuccinate synthase codes for the protein MAKNIVIIGSQWGDEGKGKIVDLLTHHVDAVVRFQGGHNAGHTLVTKANQKIVLHLIPSGILHEHVLCMIGNGVVLSPVAFMKEAEMLKQQGIMLYNRLKISPMSPLILPHHIALDHAREKTQGRQIGTTGCGIGPAYEDKIARRALRVSDLLNEENFTTNLAEIIDYHNFILEKYYQTQPVDYKQTLDQAFSFKEKFKSLIADIPALLTQLRLKGKNVLFEGAQGTFLDIDHGTYPFVTSSNTTAGAAATGSGIGPRNLDHIIGITKAYTTRVGNGPFPTELNDDIGEHLAKVGYEFGSTTNRPRRCGWLDLVALKRSIIINSISSLCVTKLDVLDGIEKLYICTAYRYNNQYYEVPPDTEILAHCDPVYIELPGWSESTVGLTDYTQLPKNAHNYLNKIEELTETPIGIISTGPEREQTIILNNPFE